Proteins encoded together in one Quercus lobata isolate SW786 chromosome 3, ValleyOak3.0 Primary Assembly, whole genome shotgun sequence window:
- the LOC115981045 gene encoding uncharacterized protein LOC115981045 produces MKCSRCIYWLGVKIVEKCIQNSAEFFVVGAKEKVPVSRTIIPVTWRKPPEGRAKLNIDGSALGNLGVTGGGGLICDHNGDWIARFSRALGSINSTIAKLWALRDGLTLAKELCLNSLIVEMDALSVVQLMSNNTINMLMEPLLSNCRNLLQAIPNKRIEHAYHEANQCADALAKMGTNSNFTFVVFVEPPPMVGTLLAFDKANMFCNRLINSNT; encoded by the coding sequence ATGAAATGCTCAAGGTGTATATATTGGCTTGGTGTAAAGATAGTTGAGAAATGTATCCAAAATTCTGCAGAATTCTTTGTAGTTGGAGCAAAGGAAAAAGTTCCTGTTTCAAGAACTATAATACCTGTTACTTGGAGAAAACCCCCTGAAGGACGGGCCAAGCTCAACATAGATGGCTCGGCTTTGGGGAATCTTGGTGTTACAGGTGGAGGTGGTCTCATATGTGACCATAATGGTGATTGGATAGCAAGATTCTCTAGAGCTCTCGGCTCCATTAATAGTACCATTGCAAAGCTATGGGCTCTAAGAGATGGGCTAACTCTTGCCAAGGAGCTCTGTTTAAACAGTTTAATTGTAGAGATGGATGCTTTGAGTGTTGTTCAGCTGATGAGCAATAATACTATAAATATGTTAATGGAACCTCTTTTGTCTAACTGCAGGAACCTGCTCCAAGCTATCCCCAACAAACGGATAGAGCACGCATATCATGAAGCTAACCAATGTGCGGATGCGTTAGCAAAGATGGGAACTAATAGtaactttacttttgttgtttttgttgaaccACCGCCTATGGTGGGTACTTTGTTAGCCTTTGATAAGGCTAATATGTTTTGTAATAGACTTATAAATTCTAACACATGA
- the LOC115978998 gene encoding uncharacterized protein LOC115978998, with translation MGFVMEFAENLILKLMEDPKERDKKFREHLYAVKDRCAKTKEMWNYPLRPYGFWTFEQHNAQLRRDAQISEVLGRRDVYDDVIRKALGHSMNE, from the coding sequence ATGGGATTTGTAATGGAGTTTGCGGAGAATTTGATTCTGAAGTTGATGGAGGACCCTAAGGAGAGGGATAAGAAGTTTAGGGAGCATTTGTATGCGGTGAAGGATCGCTGCGCCAAGACCAAGGAGATGTGGAATTACCCTCTTCGTCCATATGGGTTCTGGACCTTCGAGCAACACAATGCTCAGCTGAGGAGGGATGCACAGATCAGCGAGGTGCTTGGTCGTAGGGATGTTTATGATGATGTCATTCGCAAAGCCTTAGGACACTCAATGAATGAATAA